Proteins from one Bactrocera neohumeralis isolate Rockhampton chromosome 3, APGP_CSIRO_Bneo_wtdbg2-racon-allhic-juicebox.fasta_v2, whole genome shotgun sequence genomic window:
- the LOC126752047 gene encoding 40S ribosomal protein S21 isoform X1 has translation MENDAGESVDLYCPRKCSASNRIIHAKDHASVQLNIVDVDPETGRMTVGSKTYAICGEIRRMGESDDCIVRLAKKDGLITKAF, from the exons ATGGAGAACGACGCCGGCGAGTCTGTAGATTTGTACTGCCCAAGGAAATG CTCTGCTTCCAACAGAATCATCCACGCTAAGGATCATGCTTCAGTGCAATTGAACATTGTTGACGTTGACCCCGAAACCGGCCGCATGACCGTTGGCTCAAAGACCTACGCTATCTGCGGTGAGATCCGTCGTATGGGCGAATCTGATGATTGCATTGTGCGTCTGGCCAAGAAAGACGGTTTGATTACCAA gGCTTTCTAA
- the LOC126752047 gene encoding 40S ribosomal protein S21 isoform X2: protein MENDAGESVDLYCPRKCSASNRIIHAKDHASVQLNIVDVDPETGRMTVGSKTYAICGEIRRMGESDDCIVRLAKKDGLITK, encoded by the exons ATGGAGAACGACGCCGGCGAGTCTGTAGATTTGTACTGCCCAAGGAAATG CTCTGCTTCCAACAGAATCATCCACGCTAAGGATCATGCTTCAGTGCAATTGAACATTGTTGACGTTGACCCCGAAACCGGCCGCATGACCGTTGGCTCAAAGACCTACGCTATCTGCGGTGAGATCCGTCGTATGGGCGAATCTGATGATTGCATTGTGCGTCTGGCCAAGAAAGACGGTTTGATTACCAAGTGA